The following are from one region of the Ignavibacteriota bacterium genome:
- a CDS encoding GIY-YIG nuclease family protein, protein MYYTYALYSRKYDKIYVGSTSDIDKRVANHNEGKSRYTKSYIPWELIYYEEFVTRSSAMKREKELKTHQGRDFIRKKISVG, encoded by the coding sequence ATGTATTACACTTACGCTTTGTATTCACGGAAATATGATAAGATATATGTTGGCTCAACATCTGACATAGACAAAAGAGTAGCTAACCACAACGAAGGAAAATCAAGATACACAAAAAGTTACATACCGTGGGAATTGATTTACTATGAAGAATTTGTGACAAGATCGTCAGCTATGAAAAGGGAGAAGGAATTGAAGACACATCAGGGAAGAGATTTTATAAGGAAGAAAATCTCAGTTGGTTAG